The following nucleotide sequence is from candidate division WOR-3 bacterium.
CCGTTGAGGTCAGCCAGAGTTGGGCTGTCCGAGAAGTTGCCGCCGACAAGCCCGGTGAAAGGCCAGCCTGGCTTGGGCGTACCGCCTTCGGTGAACACACACACCGCGCCGCCACTTGTCATGCCCCGCGTGCACACCGCCACCTCGTATTCACCGTCAAGGTCAATGTCCGCGACTGCGGCGGCATACTGACCCATTCCCGGCAAGGTGCGTGGCCAGCCGGGGTAGTATGTCCCGTCGTACTTCCAGACGTGCAGTTGCCCTGCGGTCGAGGGCATTATGACTTCGAGTCTCCCGTCGCCGTCAAAGTCGGCCAAGGCAATACCACGGCTGGGCGCGAAGTTAGCCGAAGTACTTGTCTCCTTGGGCCAACCGGGCATTATCGGCAGCTCGGGCATTGGGTGACAGGACGCGGTAAGTCCGGTTCCACGTACTGTGACAAGCCCTGGGACCGAATCCGCTGGCCCGGTTGTGGTAATAATTTCTAATAGCTCATCCGCAGACGTTGCACCCAGCAGACAAGCTACAATCAGCATCGTAACCTGCTTCATCTTGGCCTCCTTGCTTGGTTACCCGGCGCTTTGGTTCGAACGGTCTGCTTTTGTAAGCTGCGCCCCAGATACGACACCGCTAAGACCGATGCAACGCACAGCTGGTCCAAGCAGGCCGTTCTCGCCTTGCCGCCTTATTCTAAATGCTGTCTCGGTGTCTGTAAAGTGTCGGCACCGGGCAGAACCCGATGCCGACACCAGGAGGCTGACGCGTGCCTAGGGCGCAAAGAGCAGCGTGATTGTAACCTCGGTCCTCTCACCCTCCAATAGCGAATTCGGGAAACTGACCGACCTGAACGCTTCTTTCACTGCCTTGCCGATTTCGTCGGTCAGGTCGTTCCTGACAAGTCGAAGCTCGGCCACCGTGCCGTCCGACTTGACCGTGAACCTGAGCCTTATGCTGCCGCCAAGCTTGGGGTTTCCGGCAAGCGCCTGCGAGTATGCGTTCTGAATCGAGTGGAGGTACCCGCCGAGAATCCGTTTGACACTCGCCTCGGAGATACCTTCTCCGGTCTTGACCTCGCCGATTGCAACCGTCCCTTTGAGCAAGCCGGAGTACCCGGCCAGACCGTGGTCTTCATCCACGGCACGGCATTCGGCCTCGCATACGGTCTGGGCATTCGACCTTGGTGCAGGACAGGCAAGTCTCTTCATTGTCCGGCCGCCGCCCAGACCCGTTGCGCCATACCACCCGGCTCCCGACGCGTCGCCGACCGCGTAGTCCGAGACCCCCTCGGGCAGAGGCAGCGGCTGCTCGACCACTTCAGACCTGCCGTCCTTGTTCCGAACCCGGGAGTCAATCGCCACGAACGAGGTGTACTGGGTCAAGAGGCTGTACTTCAGACCAAGCCTTGTGATTTCCTTTACCCGCTTGTCGTCCTCGGCAAGCTGGTTGTAGTCCCCAAGCAGTTGAATCCGGTGCCGGGCCCAGAGAAAGCGTAGTCCGGAGTTGGCTTCATCCGCACTGTACTGGGCAAGGTTCACTAACTGGTAGAACGGTCCGGATGCGGTCTGGCCTCTGACAACGACCGAACCCGCGGCTCTGCCCCGGTACTTGCCGAAGATGATTATCGGCCGGTCTGCAAGAACATCCGGTATCGTCTGCGGCTCAACATCATACGTCTGCAACCCCTGGTACTCGACACTGATGTCGGTCAGCACCGGCCTTTCGATATACTTGCGGAACTTCTCGGCCTGGGCCTGGGCTGCCTTCTCTTCCTCGACCACAAATGGCTCGCCCATTCCGACCCGTGCCATGCCTTCGATGATGAAACGGTTCACGCTCGAACCGATGCCGAACACGAACATATTGGCCTTGCCCAGGTTCTTGCGTATAAGGTCGAACGCCTCGGTTTCCACCGTCACGTACCCATCGGTCGCAATAACTACCGTCCGCGAAGTTCCCTCGGCCTTGGGCAACGAGAGTGCCCGTTTGAGCGCGGGCAGGAGTTCGGTCCCGCCGCTGCCCCGCTGCTCGTCAATGACCTTGAGCGCCCGACTGATGTTCTGCTGGGTCGCGGGCAGCGGCTCCTCGGACAGCACCGCGTTGTCTCCGGAGAAGAGCAGCACATTGAAATAATCGGTCTCGCGCACTCCGGTCAGGAGATTCCGTAGCAGTGTCTTTGACACGTCGAGCGGAAAACCGTACATCGAACCGGACACGTCCACGATGAACACGTATTCCCTGGGTGGAATCTGCGCCTCCTCGACTCGCTTCGGCGGCTGGACCATCAGGAGGAAGAAGTTCTCGTCCTTACCCTGGGACAGCAGCATCCCGGACTGAACCTTGCCCCCGGCCAGCCTGTAGCGCAGGACGAAATCCCGGTTCCCACCCTGCTTCTCCGAGGCGTCGAGCGAGATTCTCGCGGATGACAGACCGTTGTACCTCACGTTAGTCTTGTGTGTCGCACAGACAACCTCGGCAATCGGCATCCCGGCCTCAAGGTTCACGCTCATCCCGAATGTGTACATGGGCTTCTCGCCCTCGTGCTGGTACGGGCTCTTTATCCACGACTCAGACGGCTTGGCCTGCTTCTCTGAGACGTTCGAGTAGCGCGGCCCGACCACGGTCGGGTACACGAACTCGTACACGCCCTCCTCCGGCACCAGAAGCTCGGTGTAGGACATCTCTACCCGGATGAAGTCTCCGGGCATGATGTTGCCCACGCTCATCTGGAACACATTCGGCCGCTCCTGTTCCAGAAGCGAAGCGGTCTTCCCTTGCTTGACTGCATTCACGTAGTCCTGTCGCGCCTTCTCCCGCTCGTTTATCTTCGCGGTAATCGTCCGGTCCCCGATTGTCATCTTCATCGCATACACCGCGGCCCTAGTCGATGCCGGAAACACGTATATTGCCTCGATTGGCTTCTTGCCCTCGTTCTTGTACACCTGGGTGACCCGGACGTCGGCGATTACGCCCGCGATGTCAACCTCGGCCGAGGTCGAAAGCAAAGGCAGCCTGTCAATAGCAGGGTCGTCGCTCTGGACCCAGAAATACGGCGATAGTGTCCTGTCTTCGGACTTGTCCTTATCATAATCATACCCGGCTGATAACGAAACCGCTGCGGTCAGAAGTGAGAACAGGACCGCTTTCCACATACAATACCTCCGGTTAGTCACTATCTTGATATACCAGATCGGCTTCTGCCCTATTCCCCAGCCTGGTGCTTGGGCCTGGCCGCGGGAATCCGTGCCCCCGGCTCCGGGTCTAAATGGATACGGCCACCGAACAAAGGAGTAAAAGTGAACCAGAGATTGATGCTTCTAACCGTGTCCGTACTGCTCGCAACTTCTCCGGCTTCTGCCTCTTTCCTGAACGACCCTGAAAACCGGTTCGAGGTCAGGGTCGGAACCGAGATGGGTTTCATCGGCGTAACCCGGCACACAATCCAGTTCGGCCGGAACGCCACGAAGTTCGACTATGTCAGAGAAGGCGGCCAGAACATCCTGTTTCCTTTCCGCCGGATGTCCGCCGAGCTGCACCTCAAACCCCGCCATACCATCACCTTCCTTGCTCAACCGCTTGACGTGCGCACCGAGACCTATCTTGAAAACCCGCTCGTGGTTGACACCGACACGTTTCCGGCCGGCACGCCAATGGACCTGCGCTACGGCTTTGACTTCTACCGCGTTAGCTGGCAGTACGACCTGTGGCCAGAGCCTGAGCGCGAACTGGCGTTCGGTGCGT
It contains:
- a CDS encoding VIT domain-containing protein, which codes for MWKAVLFSLLTAAVSLSAGYDYDKDKSEDRTLSPYFWVQSDDPAIDRLPLLSTSAEVDIAGVIADVRVTQVYKNEGKKPIEAIYVFPASTRAAVYAMKMTIGDRTITAKINEREKARQDYVNAVKQGKTASLLEQERPNVFQMSVGNIMPGDFIRVEMSYTELLVPEEGVYEFVYPTVVGPRYSNVSEKQAKPSESWIKSPYQHEGEKPMYTFGMSVNLEAGMPIAEVVCATHKTNVRYNGLSSARISLDASEKQGGNRDFVLRYRLAGGKVQSGMLLSQGKDENFFLLMVQPPKRVEEAQIPPREYVFIVDVSGSMYGFPLDVSKTLLRNLLTGVRETDYFNVLLFSGDNAVLSEEPLPATQQNISRALKVIDEQRGSGGTELLPALKRALSLPKAEGTSRTVVIATDGYVTVETEAFDLIRKNLGKANMFVFGIGSSVNRFIIEGMARVGMGEPFVVEEEKAAQAQAEKFRKYIERPVLTDISVEYQGLQTYDVEPQTIPDVLADRPIIIFGKYRGRAAGSVVVRGQTASGPFYQLVNLAQYSADEANSGLRFLWARHRIQLLGDYNQLAEDDKRVKEITRLGLKYSLLTQYTSFVAIDSRVRNKDGRSEVVEQPLPLPEGVSDYAVGDASGAGWYGATGLGGGRTMKRLACPAPRSNAQTVCEAECRAVDEDHGLAGYSGLLKGTVAIGEVKTGEGISEASVKRILGGYLHSIQNAYSQALAGNPKLGGSIRLRFTVKSDGTVAELRLVRNDLTDEIGKAVKEAFRSVSFPNSLLEGERTEVTITLLFAP